One Ricinus communis isolate WT05 ecotype wild-type chromosome 2, ASM1957865v1, whole genome shotgun sequence DNA segment encodes these proteins:
- the LOC107261801 gene encoding uncharacterized protein LOC107261801 produces the protein MQTLNLVREFEMQRIKDSETIKDYVDKLLIIANKIRLLGTDLSDSRIVQKILVTIPEKYEATITSLENSRDLSSITLAELLSALQAQERGRLMRQQCSIEGALLVKSQNNNYGSKNKKNKPWSFSNNNDNKTS, from the coding sequence ATGCAAACACTGAATTTAGTTCGAGAATTTGAGATGCAGAGGATAAAAGATTCAGAAACGATCAAAGACTATGTAGACAAGCTCCTCATCATTGCAAATAAAATAAGGCTTCTTGGTACTGATCTCTCCGATTCTAGAATTGTCCAAAAAATTCTTGTAACAATTCCTGAAAAATATGAGGCCACAATCACTTCCCTCGAAAACTCAAGAGATTTATCAAGCATCACTTTGGCAGAATTGTTGAGTGCACTTCAGGCTCAAGAACGAGGAAGACTTATGAGACAACAATGTTCCATTGAAGGAGCTTTGCTAGTCAAatctcaaaataataattatggtagcaagaacaagaagaacaAGCCATGGAGTTTCAGCAATAATAATGACAACAAAacttcttaa